The Nocardioides zeae genome includes the window ACCACTCGACGAAGCTGCGGATGCCCGCCTGGATCACGAAGCCCACCCACGAGCGGTCCTCCGCGGACAGGTCGCGGAACCACGCGACGTCCGACTCCATCCGCTGCGTCGCGGCGGTGCTCAGGCTGCCGAGGGCCCGCTGCAGCGCGTCGGCCGTGCGGGCCCGGTGCTCGGCGTCGTCCGCCGCCGAGGGGGGCGGGGGCGGAGGGGTGACCACCGTCCGAGGATAGTGGCCGGTCACGGCTGCGTGACGTCTGCGTCACGGCCGCCCGCTCCCGGTGGTGGGCCTGGTTGGATGCCTCTCGTCCGGTCGTCGCGCATGAGGAGGACCCGTGGGCACGATCTCGTCCGCTCCCCCCGAGGTCCGGTACGTCGAGGTGCACGGCCACCGACGGGCCTACGTCGTCGCCGGCGAGGGCCCCGTGCTGCTCCTCCTCCACGGTCTCGGCTGCGACCACACCACGTGGGCCCCGGTGGTGCAGGCCCTCGCCCGGACCCACACGGTCATCGCTCCGGACCTGCTGGGGCACGGTGCCTCGGCCAAGCCGCGCGCCGACTACAGCGTGGGCGGCTACGCCAACGGCATGCGGGACCTGCTGACGGTGCTCGGGGTGGACAAGGTGACCGTGGTCGGCCACAGCTTCGGCGGTGGCGTCGCGATGCAGTTCGCCTACCAGTTCCCCGAGCGCACCGAGCGGCTCGTGCTCGTCGCCAGCGGCGGGCTCGGTCCCGAGGTGACGCCGTTCATCCGGGCCATCACGACGCCCGGGTTCCACCAGGCGGTCGGTGCGCTCATGCTGCCCGGCGTGCGGCACGCCGTGGTCGGGTCCCTCCGCGCGCTCGGGCAGGTGCCGACGAGCCACACGCGCGACCTGGCGGAGATCGCGGAGATCCTCGAGACGTTCCGCGACCCGCGGGCGCGGGCGGCGGTCCGCCACGTGGTGCGCCACGTGGTCGACTGGCACGGCCAGGTCGTGACCATGGCGGACCGCGCCTACCTGACCGAGGCCATGCCGATGCTCGTGGTCTGGGGCACCGAGGACCGCGTGATCCCCGCCTCCCACGCCGCCAACGCGGCCGTGCTCGCCCCGCGGGCCCGCATCGAGCTCGTGCCCGACGCCGGTCACTTCCCCCACAAGAACCACCCCGAGCGGTTCGTCGCGATCCTCGAGGACTTCGTCGCGACGACCCGACCCGCGACGTACAGCCGCGCCCGCTGGCGCCGCTACCTGACCCAGGGGCCGGCCGCGTCGGTGGCGCAGGCCGAGGCCGGCAGCCGTCCCGTGCGGCCGACGCCGCTGCCCCGCGGTCCCCGGGCCGTCACGTCGGGCCGGGGCGCCTGAGCGCCACGCCGGGCCCTCGGGCCCGGGGCCGGGGGCCGCGCCCGGCTGAGGAAAGTGCGCGCGGCGTCCGACCTGGCGGAAGAAAACGCGGACCGGAAGGTCGGGGCCCTCGGGGCGGTTTCTAGTGGTCGGTGCAACACGGCTGTGGGGGTTGTGTTGCGGGATCAAGAAGCGGCGCGTGCGCGGGGTCTGGGGCTGTTGGCGGCCGGGGTCCCGGCGAAGCAGGTGTCCGAGTTGCTGGGGTGGGATCGAGACACGGTGGCTTCATGGGCCACAGTCGCTGGCATGCGACTGCGCAAGGGCCGCCACGGCGGTGTTGTCGGTGCCCATCCACCCCCGCTGGACGGTGACTGGGTCGATGAGCACGGCCGGTTGAGCCAGGCCGGGCGGGCCTTGATCCAGATCCGTCGCAGCGAGGGACGGTGTCCAGCACGGATCGCTGCCGAGCTCGGGGTGCACCGCAGCACGGTGGGACGCGAACTGGCCCGCAACACCCGCCTGGGTCGCTACCACGCTGCTGCAGCGCAGGTGATGACCGAGCAGCGCCGGCCCCGGCCCCGCCCGTCCAAGCTCGCAGTTCGTGCAGACACCGGCGTGGATGCGGGTGTGGATGCGGGTGTGGATGGGGGTGCCGGTGAGGTGCTGCGCGCAGCGGTGCTGGTCCGGTTGAACAACCGGTTCTCACCCGTGCAGGTCAGCCAGGATCTGCGGCGGTGCTATCCGGGGCGCGACGATATGCAGGTGAGCCACGAGACGATCTACCAAGCGCTCTACGTGCAGGGCAAGGGATCGCTGCGTGAGGAGCTGAAGGTCGAGAAAGCGTTGCGCAGCGGCCGCACCAGCCGTCGGCCCCGCTCGGCGCTGCCCCCACGGTCCAACCGGTCCTGGATCGGTGCCGAGGCCCACATCAGCCACCGCCCACCCGAAGCCGCCGACCGCGCCGTACCCGGGCACTGGGAGGGCGACCTCGTCATCGGCGCCGGCGGGCGTTCGGCGTTGATCACCCTGGTCGAACGCTCGACCCGCTACGCCCTGATCCGACGGCTGCCGCTGACCCACGACGCCACCACCGTCGCAGCTGCCCTGGTCACGATGATGACCAACCTGCCCGAGTCGTTGCGCCGCTCGCTGACCTGGGACCAGGGCAGCGAGATGGCCGCGCACACCACCTTCACCCTGGCCACCGGATGCCCCGTCTACTTCGCCGACCCCCACAGCCCCTGGCAACGCGGCACCAACGAGAACACCAACGGACTCGTGCGCGACATCCACCCCAAGGGCACCGACTTCAACCACGTCAGCGACGCCGACATCACCGAGACCGAACGCCTCCTCAACATCCGCCCCCGCCAAACCCTCAACTGGGACACCCCCGCCGATAGGCTCCAACAACTACTCAACGTTGCACCGACCACCTGAAGCCGCCCGGCGTGTCGCGGCCGAGAGTCCGCGTTCTCTTTCCGCCGGGCTGGACCGCGTCCGCGTTTTCCTTTCCGCGGGCCCTCGGGGCACTCGGGCGGCCCAGGAGAAAGCTCTCGCGGTCCGGGGAACATTCGTCCCCGCGCCGTACCCTCCGGCAGGTCGTCGGACGGCGGCACCACCGCGATGACGCCCGTCGTGACCACCTCGGCCGCGGTGGGGGAGACCTCGGCGCCGGTGAGAGCGTTGACCAGCGTGCTCTTGCCGCGCTTGACCTCGCCGACCACGACCACCGACGGCGGGGGCGGGACGGCGCTCACCGGCGTCATGGCGAGGGCGACGTCCTCCGTCATGCCCAGCTTCGTCAGCAGGCCGACGGCCCCGCCGAGCGCCTTCTTCTGGCTCGGCTGCAGGCGCACCCGGATG containing:
- a CDS encoding alpha/beta fold hydrolase; protein product: MGTISSAPPEVRYVEVHGHRRAYVVAGEGPVLLLLHGLGCDHTTWAPVVQALARTHTVIAPDLLGHGASAKPRADYSVGGYANGMRDLLTVLGVDKVTVVGHSFGGGVAMQFAYQFPERTERLVLVASGGLGPEVTPFIRAITTPGFHQAVGALMLPGVRHAVVGSLRALGQVPTSHTRDLAEIAEILETFRDPRARAAVRHVVRHVVDWHGQVVTMADRAYLTEAMPMLVVWGTEDRVIPASHAANAAVLAPRARIELVPDAGHFPHKNHPERFVAILEDFVATTRPATYSRARWRRYLTQGPAASVAQAEAGSRPVRPTPLPRGPRAVTSGRGA
- a CDS encoding IS30 family transposase: MRLRKGRHGGVVGAHPPPLDGDWVDEHGRLSQAGRALIQIRRSEGRCPARIAAELGVHRSTVGRELARNTRLGRYHAAAAQVMTEQRRPRPRPSKLAVRADTGVDAGVDAGVDGGAGEVLRAAVLVRLNNRFSPVQVSQDLRRCYPGRDDMQVSHETIYQALYVQGKGSLREELKVEKALRSGRTSRRPRSALPPRSNRSWIGAEAHISHRPPEAADRAVPGHWEGDLVIGAGGRSALITLVERSTRYALIRRLPLTHDATTVAAALVTMMTNLPESLRRSLTWDQGSEMAAHTTFTLATGCPVYFADPHSPWQRGTNENTNGLVRDIHPKGTDFNHVSDADITETERLLNIRPRQTLNWDTPADRLQQLLNVAPTT